One Setaria viridis chromosome 7, Setaria_viridis_v4.0, whole genome shotgun sequence genomic region harbors:
- the LOC117864625 gene encoding disease resistance protein RGA5, producing the protein MRHVFNLGYNNLSLDLKTCMLYLGIFPEDSEIIKDDLMNRWIAEGFITKKLFSGPEEIAESYFNELINKNMIQVARMDDCGHVLSCRVHDVMLEFIMLKAAEENFVTIINDLQNTRGSLKARRLSLQVRNSGCNNHAREDMDVSQVRSLNFWGPAECMPSLSKFRLVRVVHLDVNDSEDDQCDMSSFCKFFQLKYLRIRGLGCRKLPRQLRSLQHLETLEIHPGKTTTMKIDATKLPPTLWHLVVPSTVKMIGAMESMTALRTLALGKLDVVHPKDAEKIIKGLGELANLRELKLSLSHSSSQIAQVVGDLLPSSLGRLSNLQSLIIGGSFAIHEDALTRWHTPPRHLRRLHALVCPFSTFPTGWITQLDSLRSLEIKVVSLPRDGAEVLARLTLLVHLRLHVDKHAPEEGVVIHRAAFPHLKEFWFAYQVPCLMFEAGAMPGLQSLTVQCYASAERQADGVLDGIEHLGSLKLCRVDIAVFGGIGLQAAFVPKKEVQRWNKQDLQAAFRMAINKHPGSLDSRIRPVCSGVGPSDYYTF; encoded by the coding sequence ATGAGGCATGTCTTTAATCTTGGTTACAACAATTTATCTCTGGACCTGAAGACCTGTATGCTCTACCTTGGTATATTTCCAGAAGACTCTGAAATAATCAAGGATGATTTAATGAACAGATGGATAGCTGAAGGTTTTATTACTAAGAAGCTTTTCTCTGGTCCAGAGGAGATTGCAGAAAGTTACTTCAATGAGCTCATCAATAAAAACATGATCCAGGTAGCACGTATGGATGACTGTGGACATGTGCTTTCTTGCCGAGTGCACGATGTAATGCTTGAATTTATCATGTTGAAGGCCGCAGAAGAGAACTTTGTTACTATAATCAACGATCTACAAAACACGAGAGGCAGTTTGAAAGCTCGTCGGCTATCCCTCCAAGTCAGGAATTCAGGGTGCAACAACCATGCTCGGGAAGACATGGATGTCAGCCAAGTTAGGTCGTTGAACTTTTGGGGGCCTGCTGAATGCATGCCTTCTCTGTCAAAGTTCCGGCTAGTACGAGTTGTACATCTTGATGTCAATGACTCCGAGGATGACCAATGTGATATGTCTTCCTTCTGCAAGTTTTTCCAGCTGAAATACTTGAGGATCAGAGGCCTAGGttgtaggaaacttccaagacAGTTGCGTAGCTTGCAACATTTGGAGACACTGGAGATACACCCAGGAAAGACGACAACAATGAAGATAGATGCTACCAAGTTGCCCCCAACGTTGTGGCACCTGGTTGTCCCATCAACGGTGAAGATGATTGGTGCAATGGAGAGTATGACAGCCCTCCGTACGCTGGCTCTGGGTAAACTCGATGTAGTACATCCCAAAGATGCGGAGAAGATCATCAAGGGTCTCGGTGAGCTTGCCAATCTACGGGAGCTGAAGCTATCCTTGTCCCACTCTTCCTCTCAAATAGCACAGGTTGTGGGTGATCTTCTGCCCTCCTCTCTCGGTAGGCTCAGCAACCTTCAGTCACTAATTATCGGTGGCTCATTTGCTATTCATGAGGATGCATTGACTCGATGGCACACACCTCCACGCCATCTTCGGAGGCTGCACGCGCTGGTATGCCCCTTCTCCACATTTCCAACAGGTTGGATCACCCAGCTCGACAGTCTCAGGAGCTTGGAGATCAAGGTTGTGTCGCTGCCAAGGGATGGTGCCGAGGTTCTTGCCAGGCTGACATTACTGGTGCACCTTAGGTTGCATGTTGATAAACATGCTCCCGAAGAAGGTGTCGTCATCCACCGTGCAGCGTTCCCTCATCTAAAGGAGTTTTGGTTTGCATATCAAGTGCCTTGCCTCATGTTCGAGGCAGGGGCCATGCCCGGGCTTCAGAGCCTCACTGTGCAGTGCTACGCTAGCGCAGAGCGGCAAGCCGATGGTGTGCTTGATGGTATCGAGCACCTGGGGAGCCTCAAGTTATGCAGAGTGGATATTGCTGTCTTTGGAGGAATAGGATTGCAAGCTGCGTTTGTGCCAAAGAAAGAGGTTCAAAGGTGGAACAAGCAGGATCTGCAGGCAGCTTTCAGGATGGCCATCAACAAACATCCTGGCAGTCTTGATAGTAGAATTCGACCTGTGTGTAGTGGAGTCGGGCCAAGTGACTACTACACATTTTAA
- the LOC117864133 gene encoding probable aldo-keto reductase 2, translating to MAAAPVSVPRIKLGLQGLEVSAQGLGCMGMSAFYGPPKPEPDMIKLIHHAVTAGVTFLDTSDIYGPHTNEILLGKALQGGVREKVELATKFGISFADGKRDIRGDPAYVRAACEGSLKRLGVDCVDLYYQHRIDNRVPIEVTMGELKKLVEEGKIKYIGLSEASASTIRRAHAVHPITAVQLEWSLWSRDAEEDIIPTCRELGIGIVAYSPLGRGFLSSGTKLIDSLTEQDFRKHMPRFQPENLDKNAQIFERVNAMAARKGCTPSQLALAWVHHQGNDVCPIPGTTKIENFNQNVGALSVKLSPDEMSELESYAAAGEVAGDRYPQMASTWKDSETPPLSSWKSE from the exons ATGGCTGCCGCTCCCGTGTCCGTTCCCCGCATCAAGCTCGGCTTGCAGGGGCTGGAGGTCTCGGCGCAGGGCCTCGGCTGCATGGGCATGTCCGCCTTCTACGGCCCGCCCAAGCCCGAGCCCGACATGATCAAGCTCATCCACCACGCCGTCACCGCTGGGGTCACCTTCCTTGACACCTCCGACATCTACGGCCCGCACACCAACGAGATCCTCCTCGGCAAG GCGCTGCAAGGTGGGGTGCGGGAGAAGGTGGAGCTTGCCACCAAGTTCGGCATCTCGTTCGCCGACGGCAAGCGCGATATCCGCGGGGACCCGGCGTACGTGCGCGCGGCGTGCGAGGGCAGCCTCAAGCGGCTCGGCGTGGATTGCGTCGACCTCTACTACCAGCACCGCATCGACAATAGGGTGCCCATCGAGGTCACG ATGGGTGAACTCAAGAAGCTAGTTGAAGAAGGAAAGATAAAGTACATTGGATTATCTGAAGCATCTGCGTCAACAATTAGGAGAgctcatgcagttcatcctATTACTGCAGTTCAACTGGAATGGTCATTATGGTCTAGAGATGCAGAAGAAGATATAATTCCCACTTGCAG GGAACTTGGAATTGGGATTGTGGCTTACAGTCCACTAGGCAGAGGGTTCTTGTCCAGTGGGACAAAACTGATCGATTCACTAACCGAGCAGGATTTCCGCAAG CATATGCCTAGGTTTCAACCAGAGAATCTTGACAAGAATGCTCAGATATTCGAGCGTGTCAACGCAATGGCGGCAAGAAAAGGATGCACACCATCACAACTTGCATTGGCTTGGGTGCACCATCAGGGAAACGATGTTTGCCCCATACCAGGCACAACAAAAATCGAGAATTTCAACCAGAATGTGGGGGCACTGTCTGTGAAGCTGTCACCAGATGAGATGTCGGAACTCGAGTCATACGCTGCTGCAGGTGAAGTCGCGGGTGATCGATATCCTCAGATGGCCAGCACCTGGAAGGATTCGGAGACCCCGCCATTGTCGTCTTGGAAATCTGAATAG